GAATCTCCGCGCGGATAGCTGCCGGTGCGCACCGGGCATCGTCTTGCCTGGATCCAGCAACTTCGGCCGCGTGTGATGACATCGCTTAGTGCACCAACGCGATCAGCGAGCTCACGATGTAGGCAACGGAGATGGCGCCGAAGATCACTCCGGGCATCTCGTTCAGCATGTTGTACTGGGCAAGCCGCACCGCGTCGCTCGACGGAGTCGCCTCGATCATCCGTCCGATCCGATTGATTCCTGCCTCATTCATCGTCGCGTTCATTTTCATTCCTCCAAACTGTTTGCGTGTTTCGTGTCATTGCTCGTCAAGCAAGCGAGATCAGCGAGCTGACGATGTATCCGAGGGTGAGCAGCCCAAACACCGCGCCGGGCAGTTCGCTCAGCAGGTTGTTCTGCGCATACCGGGTGCTCTCGGTCGCTTCGATCGTTTCCGACACGTTGCGGAATCCGGCGAGCCTTGCTTCGTTAGTAGTTGCGTTCATTTTCATGTCCTCCGCGATTCAGTTCGTATGTCCTTTAAGCAATGCCAATGCCATCGGATTTCTACTGATTTTGCGAGGCCGCCAGTCTGCCATTTTCGCGAAATGTAAGCGTCGCATTCATAAAATGCTTACATACACTGATATTTTCGTAATCGCATTATGCGAGCGGCGAAGCCAGCGCCATACATGATCCGCATCTTATTCCTCATTCGCGAAAATCAAGCAGCCTCGGACACGCAGTTGATTTATGGCATCCTCCACCGAGCCCGCTGCTCTTTGATCTCTGCGATTCTTCTGCGAGAGTGTACCGATGGCGAGTAGCGAACCCGGCCCTGAAGCGTCGGAATTGCCCCCCAAGGCGACCGGCAGCCTGAACCCTCCGACCGGCCCACTGCTGATTGCCGGCGCGATGCCCCAGCCGGCGCCCTCCTTCTCGCGCGATACAGTGCTGCGATTCGCCGAGGTCTCGATCTTCCTCGTCGGCGTGATCGGCGCGGTCGCGCTCGGTCTCGGCATCACCGCGTACTTCGCGGAGCACAGCTACGTGTACGCTTACTTGCTCGCCTACGCCGGCTTCCGCTTCTCCGATCTGCTGGTGCGCGACGATTCCATCGACGGCACCGCGCGCCAGGAGTTGGGCAATCGAATCGCGGCGCAATTGCCGCTGCTCCTGATGTTCGCGGCGGCGCCGTTCGAACGAACCTACGTCTATGGCGGTACGATGCCCGAATCGATCGGCGCGCTCGGCCTGCTGCTCGAGCTGCTCGGGATGTGGCTGACTTTGGGCGCGCGAATCCAGCTCGGCTACTTCAGCCGCGGCGATCCCGAGCATCCGTACCTGGTGCGCAGCGGCTTCTATCGTTATATCCGTCATCCAGTTAACGCCGGCACCTTCCTGGTCGCACTCGGATGGCCGCTTGAATACGGCGCTCCGGTCACGCTGCTGGTGACGCTGATTATCGGGGTCGCGATTCTGCGCCGCCGTATCGCATCGGAAGAGAAAATTTTGCTCGCGCGGTTCGGCGAAATGTACGAAACCTATCAGCGCGAAACCGACGCGGTGATTCCGACGCTCTGGTAGCGAATCCCGCGCGCATAGCCGATGGACTTCGTCTCTCTACTCATCGTCGGCGTGGTGCTCGCCTTTGTATTCCGGCGGCTCAAGGAGATCGCGAGTCGGCTCGACGGCAAGATCCAGACGCCGAGCGAGATCGCGCTCAGCGATGCGATCCGCAATCTCGAAGCGCGCATCAATCAACTCGAGTCGCAGGTGCAGACGCGCGGGCACGAGACGGTTCCGCCGGTCGAATCGACGCCCGCCACCGATGCCGCGCCGTCGATTGCACCGGTCGAAACAATTGCTCCGCCATCGGTGATCGAGACTCCGAGGGATTCCGCCGTCGCTGCGACCGCGCGCGCCGCGACAGGCCCGTTGAGTGCGCCAGTATCAACGGACCGGCCCGCACGACCGGCGATCGCGGAGCAGGTCGGTCGCGCATTGTTCGGATTCGTCCGCGAGCAAGTCGGCAGCCATGAATGGGAGTCGATCGTCGGCGGCAATCTGCTGAACAAGGTCGGCGTGCTCGTGCTGCTGATCGGCGTGACGCTCTTCCTTGGATTTTCGCTGACGCGACTCGGTGCAGCCGGCAAAATCGCGGTCGGTCTCGCGGTGAGCCTCGCGATGCTCACCGGCGGGATACTCGCCGAACGACGCTCGCGCTACGTCGTGTTCGGCCGCGGACTTATCGGCGGCGGATGGGCCGGCATCTACACCACCGCCTTCGCCGCGCATGGATTGCCGACCGCGCGCGTGATCGAAAGTCCGACGCTCGCGACGATTCTGCTGCTCGCGGTCGCCGCCGCGATGATCGCGCATTCGATTCGTTACCGCTCTGAAGCGGTCACGGCGCTCGCCTACCTGATCGGCTTCGTTACGCTTGCGATTAGCCCGATGTCCTCGTTTGCGCTGTTCGCATCGATTCCGCTGGTCGCCTCGCTGCTCTACATCGCAAATCGGTTTCATTGGGAGCGCATCGCGGTCGCCGGAATCGTCGTGACGTACGCGAGCTACGCGTGGGCGACGCGCGAAGGCGCAAGCTCGGCCCCAGTGTTCGCAACCGACCAGGCCGCGCTCGCAATCTACTGGCTGATTTACGAAGGCTTCGATCTCGCCGCTCTTTATCGCGAGGGCCGCCGCCGCGGACCGGGTCAGATCCTCGCCGCGCTGAACGCCAGCGGATTCGTCGGCGTTTCGATGCTGCAGTGGCTCGAGCGGAGGCCCGACGATCTCTTCGTCGTGCTCGCCTATTCGGCCGCAGCATTTGTGATAAGCGCGATCGTTCGCGCGAGAATCGTGCGACTATCAGCCGATTCGCCGCTCCACGAGCGCGCCGCCGCAGGCAGCTACGAACTCAGCATCACGATCTCCGCGGCGCTCGCCGCCGCCGCGATCTTCCAGCGCTACGCCGGCTACTCGATCAACGTCGCCCTGCTGCTCGAAGCGCAGTTCCTCTTCCTGATTGGCGTGCAGACGGGCCAATCGTACCTGCAGATTCTCGGCGCGATCGTGTTTGCGATCCCCGTCGGCAAACTCGGCTACGCGTTGTTCGACGACAACACGATGATTGTGTATCGCGGCCTGAAATTCTCGATCACGACGCCGATCGCGATCCTCACCGCCGCGGCCGGGTACCTCGATCGCGCGATGGCGATGCGGGCGCACACGCCGCGCAGATGGCGAATCCTCGCCTGGACCGCGTCGATCATTTTAGGCGCCGTTATCGCAAACGAGGCCGAAGCTTCGCACACCGGTATCGCGTGGCTCGCGCTCGGCGGATTGCTATTCGAAGCGGGATGGCTCGCCGACGATTTCGATTTTCGGCTTCAGTCGTACGTCGCGAGCAGCTTCGGCTTGATGTCGATCGCGACCGTCAACCTCGATTTCGTTCCGGTTGAGCAATCGCATCGATGGGTCACGCTCGCGCTGGCGTGCTGATGGCTTACGGCGCGAGCCTGCAACTGATGTACTTTTCGCGCGCCACGCTGACAAACACGGAGCGCTCGTTCGCCCGCGACGGCGCGTCGATCGGCGGCGCCGTGCTGCTGCTGATCATGCTGTGGCATCTGCTCCCGCCGATGCTGGTTGCGATCGCATGGATTGCGGTCGCGGTGATTCTAATCGAAGCAGGCTTCATGCTGATTCCGTCCGCGCTGCGATTCGAAGGGTACGCCGCCGCAGCGCTGACCGTCTCACGCCTCTTCGACGTGAATTTCATCACGTGGTCTCGCACCGCATTCATTTCCGATCGCCTCGCCACCGTGATTCCCGTGATCGCCGCGTTCTACTACCTCGCGTGGCGCGTCAACGATCGATCGCAGCAGAGCTCGCAAAAGTCGATCGATCAGCCGGCCGCCGGCGCGTTTCTTTACGCCGCCGCGCTGCTGGTGACGACCTTAATCTGGTACGAAGTCGCACCCGCATACGTGGTGGACGTATGGGCGGTCTTCGGCCTGATTCTTTTGATTCTCGGCGCGCGATTTTCGATTCGCCAACTGCGCATCCAGAGCTACTTGATCGCGCTGGTAGTTTTCGAACGATGCTGGCAGGTGAATTTCGATCTGACCGGCCTGCTGACGCGCGCGATCTCGATTCGAGTCGCGACCGCATCGATCGCGATCGCATGCCTCTACCTGTCGCAACTGATTTCTCCGCGCGAGAGCACCGAACCTCCGCCCACGCCGCGCGCGAACCCGCTCGAAGAAACGCTTTGGTATGTCGAAAATTACGCGCGCCCGGCCTTTTCGATTCTCGCGACCGCGATGCTCACGATGCTTTTCTACTGCGAAGTCTCGGGCAACCTGCTCACCGTCGCGTGGGCGTTCGAGGCCGTGGTTTTGCTCATCGGTGGCTTCGCGATGCGCGAGCGAGTGCTGCGCCTATCCGGACTGTTGCTGTTCTTCGTCGCGGTCTTCAAGGTATTCGTTTACGATTTGCGCGAACTCGAAGCGATGCCGCGCATCGCATCGTTCATCGTGCTGGGCGCGTTGCTGATCGCTGTCTCGTTCGGGTATTCGCGCTATCGCGAGAAACTGAGCCGCTTCTTATAGCCGGGCCGCGTCTTAGGGTCGCCGGGCTTTCACCTGGCATCGCACATTCGAGCAAAAGTTCTCGTCGTCGCGCGCGGTCACGAACATGTAGCCGCATCCCCAGCACTTGAAGAGCTTCTCGCCGTCCTTCAACATCGGCACGATTCGCTCCACCGCGTTGGCCTGAAGTTGATCGAACAAAGTCCCAACAGATGGAGGTACTCCGAAGTTTGATCCATCGGCGACCAGGCGGCCTTTCGCGCCCATCACGGCGAGTTCGTCCGCGCGATGATTGATCGGGTCGCTATCGTGTCCGCGCACCCACTCGAATTGGACGTGGCGGATTTTCGCTTCCGTATCGAGCAACTCCCACAAGTCCTTATTGGCGTTGCGCTTCCAACGCAGATTCATCGTCTTGATGACGTATTGACTGTCGCTGCGCAGCACCACCTCGGCGCCGGGCTCGGTGGCGCGCAGCCCTTCGATCGCGGCGGTCATTTCCATCCGGTTGTTGGTGGTCGCAGTCGCGCTGCCGTTGTATTCGCGCACCGCGCCGTCCGGATCTTGCAGCACTACGCCCCATCCGCCCGGCCCGGGATTTCCCAGACAGGAACCGTCGGCGTAAATGAGGTGGTGGCGATCCGACCGAGTCACGCGCGAATTCTAGCCGAACCCGCGTTCTTTTCGGAGACGCGCAAACCAGTCCACATATTTGTGCGCCGCGGCTTCCCATGAAAAATCGGCGGCGAAACAATTCGCCATCAGCCGCCGCCACCCTTCTCGATTCCTGAACGTCGCGACCGCCCTGGAGAGCGCCGCGACCATCTCCGCCGCCTCGAATTTCTCGAACACGAAGCCGTTGCCGGTTCCGCTCGCCGCGTCGAACTCGCTCACCGTATCGCGCAAACCGCCGGTCGCGCGGACGATCGGCGCGCTGCCGTAACGCAGCGCGTACATCTGCGTCAGCCCGCACGGCTCGAATCGCGATGGCATCAGGAACGCGTCGCTGCCGGCCTGAATCTGATGAGCCTTGACGTTGTCGAACTCGAGGATGACGCGAATCTGGTCGGGATATTTCTGCTCTGCGGCTTTGAAAAATTTCGCGAGCGCCGCGTCGCCGCTCGCGAGCATCACAAGTTGCAGATCAAGTTCCATCACCGGTTCGATTGCGTCGCGCAGCAGATCGACGCCCTTCTGCTCGGTCATCCGCGTGACCATCCCGACGATTGGCCACTCTTCGCGATTCGGCAGCTTCAGCATCTCGCGGAGCGCGCGCGAGCATTTGCGCTTGCCATCGGGCTTTTGCGGCGTGTAGGTCGCCGCGATATCGCGATCCTTCGCCGGATCCCACTCGTTGTAATCGGCGCC
The nucleotide sequence above comes from Candidatus Binatus sp.. Encoded proteins:
- a CDS encoding isoprenylcysteine carboxylmethyltransferase family protein; translation: MASSEPGPEASELPPKATGSLNPPTGPLLIAGAMPQPAPSFSRDTVLRFAEVSIFLVGVIGAVALGLGITAYFAEHSYVYAYLLAYAGFRFSDLLVRDDSIDGTARQELGNRIAAQLPLLLMFAAAPFERTYVYGGTMPESIGALGLLLELLGMWLTLGARIQLGYFSRGDPEHPYLVRSGFYRYIRHPVNAGTFLVALGWPLEYGAPVTLLVTLIIGVAILRRRIASEEKILLARFGEMYETYQRETDAVIPTLW
- a CDS encoding DUF2339 domain-containing protein — translated: MDFVSLLIVGVVLAFVFRRLKEIASRLDGKIQTPSEIALSDAIRNLEARINQLESQVQTRGHETVPPVESTPATDAAPSIAPVETIAPPSVIETPRDSAVAATARAATGPLSAPVSTDRPARPAIAEQVGRALFGFVREQVGSHEWESIVGGNLLNKVGVLVLLIGVTLFLGFSLTRLGAAGKIAVGLAVSLAMLTGGILAERRSRYVVFGRGLIGGGWAGIYTTAFAAHGLPTARVIESPTLATILLLAVAAAMIAHSIRYRSEAVTALAYLIGFVTLAISPMSSFALFASIPLVASLLYIANRFHWERIAVAGIVVTYASYAWATREGASSAPVFATDQAALAIYWLIYEGFDLAALYREGRRRGPGQILAALNASGFVGVSMLQWLERRPDDLFVVLAYSAAAFVISAIVRARIVRLSADSPLHERAAAGSYELSITISAALAAAAIFQRYAGYSINVALLLEAQFLFLIGVQTGQSYLQILGAIVFAIPVGKLGYALFDDNTMIVYRGLKFSITTPIAILTAAAGYLDRAMAMRAHTPRRWRILAWTASIILGAVIANEAEASHTGIAWLALGGLLFEAGWLADDFDFRLQSYVASSFGLMSIATVNLDFVPVEQSHRWVTLALAC
- a CDS encoding DUF2339 domain-containing protein yields the protein MGHARAGVLMAYGASLQLMYFSRATLTNTERSFARDGASIGGAVLLLIMLWHLLPPMLVAIAWIAVAVILIEAGFMLIPSALRFEGYAAAALTVSRLFDVNFITWSRTAFISDRLATVIPVIAAFYYLAWRVNDRSQQSSQKSIDQPAAGAFLYAAALLVTTLIWYEVAPAYVVDVWAVFGLILLILGARFSIRQLRIQSYLIALVVFERCWQVNFDLTGLLTRAISIRVATASIAIACLYLSQLISPRESTEPPPTPRANPLEETLWYVENYARPAFSILATAMLTMLFYCEVSGNLLTVAWAFEAVVLLIGGFAMRERVLRLSGLLLFFVAVFKVFVYDLRELEAMPRIASFIVLGALLIAVSFGYSRYREKLSRFL
- a CDS encoding ribonuclease H, which gives rise to MTRSDRHHLIYADGSCLGNPGPGGWGVVLQDPDGAVREYNGSATATTNNRMEMTAAIEGLRATEPGAEVVLRSDSQYVIKTMNLRWKRNANKDLWELLDTEAKIRHVQFEWVRGHDSDPINHRADELAVMGAKGRLVADGSNFGVPPSVGTLFDQLQANAVERIVPMLKDGEKLFKCWGCGYMFVTARDDENFCSNVRCQVKARRP